gacaattctgtgtttttcattgtgtTGAACAATGTGATGTGGTATGTACCATGTTTGATGGCTTTCCTCTGCCTCCTCTGTTGTCAGTTTCGAGATGTAACCAGCATTTTCAAGTTTTTGGACTTCATTAATATACACAGATGCGAGATCTGTGTTCTGCAAAAGGCGTTTTTCTGTGCTCCTTAAGTGGGCTGTAACTGCTTCTTTAGTTGATTGTAAAGGTGGAACATTTCTTTTCCAGAAGAGGGGTGTTGCATACCTTTGAATGCCTCTGACTGCCAGCCTGATTGTTTTTTCCTCTAGAATTTGCACTGCTTCTGTGTCTTGCCTTGATCTTGTGATAAATTTCTCACTCCTGTACGGAAGTGTGTTCATTTGCCACAATTTCTGTACATTGTTGAACAGTTCAGCTTCTGGTGACAAAGTGGAGGTTAAAAAAACACTGCAGTAGTGAGAGCTGACTGGAAAGGAATTTTGAGGGGCCCTGCAGAGTCCACCCAAGTCTGGTTTTCACAGCGGCAGGACCACCAGGAGGTCCGAGACGTACTGGCTCTGTGGCTGTGATTAAATGTGGGTAATCTGAGCCAATGAGTAACAGTGGTTGAACCTGCTGCAGTTGGGGAATAGGCAGACCTTGTAGATGTCTGTATTTCTTTTGCAGCAACTTAACAGGGTAAGTATGTTTTGCGAGGTTCAGTTCTTTGGCTGTGAAAGCTCTTTCAATGGTAAAGGATTTGTTTGGCTGAAATACAGAGGCTACTGAGAATGAAACAGCCGCCCCATGAACGATCCGTATGTCTTGTCGCATAGTACGGAGGGCTATATCTTCAGGTAGTCCTTGAAGATCAAGTTGCTGTGCTGCTTCATACAGTAACATTGTCCTCTCTGAACCGTCATCCAGTATGGCGTATGTGTCAAGTTCCTTCTCACCATTTCTCAAAATCACTCGGCTGACCTTCAAAAGAACTTTACTGTTTGCAGTTGGTCTGTCCAGATACAAAGTCTCTACTTCTGAGTTCACAAGACAACTGTTTTCTGCTGAAGCTTGTGTTTCATGTTTAACTTTGGCATTAAAGCCATGCAGGATTTCTAAATGTCTCTTTCcacattttttgcatttggctTTAAGATTACATTGTGAGATCTGGTGATCACGGCCACACTTAAAGCACTTCTGATTTGACTTCAGCCAGGACTCCACTTGATCTTGATTTAGCAGTTTGAAATTAGTGCACTGGTTGAAGTAATGCTGCACAGTGTTGCAAAAGGGGCAGTACTTTGTTGGTTTCTCCTTTTTGACTGCTGTAGCACTTGCCGGTTTACTCTGCTCGCCACCATGTAAGACAGTAGCAAATCGTTGAACTGGTTTGAAGTTCCTTTGCTGGTCTCTTTGTGGCTGAGAGTAGACTCTGCTTACATTACTAGCATACTGTGTCTCATCCTCTTGTATTCTGAGCTCGTATTCAAGCCAGTCGCTAAGTTCTAGCAGTGTTGGAACTGGGATTTGAATGGGATTAACAAACCTTCTGAAATTTGCTTTAAGATCATGAGGCAGTTTGGCAAGAAGACGTGAAACATGAGACCCACATTTGAGTTCTGTCCATCCTTTAGCTCCAAGTTGGTCCAGCATTCCAACTAATGCACACACTTTGAGGGCAAACATTCTAAAGGATTTAATGTCGCTACTCCTGATTTTTGGGCCATCCATCAATTCTGCAATTCTTTGTAGTGCGAGTTGATGTGGTTGACTATAAAGTGCAGTTAGAGACCTCATAGTGTTGGTATATGGGTACCTGCTGTTGATATGAATCTGCAATGAGCAAAGCATTCTCCTGTTTCAGATGATCAATGAGTATTTGGTACTTAAAACGTTCTGTAGCTTCAACAGGTAGCAAATTCTCCAGTGCAATTTTGAGTCGTGCAAACTCTCTGGGATCCTCACTGCTAAAATTAGGAATGGTGGGAATGTGACCTCTGTAGGTGGACTCTACATGAGGATAAGTTGGAAGAGGAGGACGCACTGGGTGGTATGGATAGGGCCGGCGCTAGCCATTTGGGTGCCCTAAGGACAAATGCTTGGCGGTGCCCCCCCCCCAAGTTTAGTGCAAATAACAGTATAAGTGtatgaattttaaagtgcacattttaaactgcaaataaccatgcataactgcacagtagaaattactcaacagagggactacatctctataaagagaccattctgctattctatagaactgtattaaacattttcactaccATCAGTTGTCAGAGGCCCTACAGAGGCACACGCCTACATTTCCTAGTTGCAAAATCAGCtatcagcagtgttgggaacgttactttaaaaaagtaattagttatagttactcactacttgctccaaaaagtaactaagttagtaactgaattactctataataaaagtaactcattaccagggaaagtaactatttgagttactgtaaaaaaaaaaaaaaaaaaagttgctatatgtcagagaatttgtactttttttctttttttttgcagttttcacaggtcagttgaaatgagtagaacagacaggtacattactttcaatatttattgcatgtcaacagacagcaagagttttatcctgcacttcaagtattatctttgtaagaaagggtgtttttggccactagctttgtagatgcgtgtcaaacattgcatgtacacattacatgcacgttcttgcctttgaccacaatgaatttgaagtagtgcttataacttcaccttgaaaatgccaacttttcatcggattgctcctgactcgccatctctgctgcgaatctctgtgtagctgttgcgtgtgtgtgtttggtgccgctggcgcagccgcgtgtgtcggtatgtgtgtaaaaacattggctctgattggctaccatgaaacacatgactctgccttagccaatcacaacggcttatctcgtcattaacccacctgctcactcgctgtgtgagccaggggttcgaattgcatagtttattaaatcaatgcatagtaacacaCCGCATTTaaagttcagtaacgttaacgtcGTTGTaatgacgggaaaagtaattagttagattaccgcgttactgaaaaaataatgtcgttacctaacgccgttcttttaaaactaacatttttatttaaaacattgtcttaccTGCAAGCGACGCGCGAGCATCATAccgctgtctcttcttttttcttttttccgccCCTGACTCTTGGTGCCTTTTCGAGGCCATGTCTGAGGtcggtgtctgccaaatttgacattgatttaGGCATAATCGATCAGACCACTGGGAGGTGGGGCACCAGAGggagactggcacagagattcacctttttctccaCTAATTTGGTCTAGAcctatattacttttgtattgcttttgtatattaacatgcttttagaaatattttatttgttatttatactagtagcctattgtgatgattttttcacGACCCAGATTTTTTGGTGCCCCCTCAAGCACTTGGTACCCTACGCACAGTGTGTGATGTGCGTGTGCGGAGCGCCGGCCCTGGGTATGGATGATATTTTTCAGACTGAGCATAATCTGCGTACTGTTGTGGGGTCAAGAATCTTGATTTGTCTGCAGGAGTAGGAGCTGATCGACAATAGCCGTCTGAGTGTCTCTCATAACGTGCATGGTGAGCTAATGTATCCCTTGACATAAGTCTCTCATCTTGGTAGACTGGACTTGTAACTGAATAATCATGATGAGGTTGCTGATAACCATGTGGTTCGTTGGAAGGGAAATAGCTGACGGGTCTGCTGTTTAGACTGTGATCTTTATAAGTCCCATAAGTAGCTGCTATCTCTTGGCTGTAGTCATGAGGCATAAACTGAACAGCTGAGGGAGATTGGCTGTGCTCTCTTTGATCAGTGGACAGGTAGTTATGGCCTCTGTGGTCTATGTTGTAATAACCACGTTGTCGGTCTACATGCCTAATACCAAGATGAGGATATGTAGCATCTTCCTGATAAGCTAACTTGTGCTGGTTCATAAGGAGAGAAAGGATGACTTGAAGTTAGCAGATTTGCAGAGCCTGGTAGCATCATTTCTTCTAGGCTGTCAGTGAGATAATCAATCTCTTTGTGACTGACTGAATGAGAATGCAAGGGCTCTCTTTGTGGTTCTACAGGCAGTGCCCTCATGGGCTGAGGAAGATCGTCTCGATCTCTAAACAGAACTGGCCTGTCCTCAGTGGCTGCTGTTTATGGACTTGAGGAGAGAACTTTATGATCTGCATCAATTATTCGCCTTGGAGAAGTCAGAGTACGGGGCTTTGGCTGTGACAGTGGCTGCGGCAAACCCTGATATGTCTCCACAAATGAGCTTCTTTCATTTGATGCAGTGCTCATACTTTTTGTTGGTTCTGGTCCGCTTTCAGTACATGGGAACTCTTTAAAGGCATGCTTTTTACCTGGCTCAGGTCCAGTTGCAGGCTGTTCATCAGAATGAAGTAGCTGACATGGCATTGTGTAATCAACATAGAAGTCATCTAAGTATCTTGGTTGGATGACTTGTCGACCTGCTGGTAAATCTGAGGTAGCCTGTCTTTCTATTCTGGACATGGTGATGCTGAAGTAGCTGCTTaaatccggctcgaaggaccaaatTTTGTATGAAAGTTGTTAAGGTGCGGATCATATACTAGGTGACAACCGCTACAGATTGTTCAGGCAGAACAATAAATCACTTGGTCCATGTCCACAATAAAGTTCTTTACTTTTGTCTTTTGCTTCATACATCAGTAGGGGTGTGGTTACAGTATGAACTATAAATCGGACCCGATCAGCATGGAGATCTCTAAAAAACTGCCGTGAGATTTAGCACAAAGTTACATGTCTGGGCAAGAACACATTTTGACTGACATTCATTTCTCCCGATCTAAACCAATGAAATTACAAGAATGATAGTCAGGTGATTCAGAAATTATGTATATCCTAAAGCGTAACAAATTAAatgtccagcagagggcaccaggCACTAAATCTTACTCTTTTGTACATTCCTACCATcaatacatatccccttttaaacAAGCGCATGAATGCCCAATTCTCACCAACTCAATCAGGTCTTAGGGAGAGGAACTTAAAGCACTGATGCCAGAGAGCAGTTATACAAGAAAAGACAAATGATCTCAAAACACTTCAAAATcaagcaattattttttatttgatggacAAGTCTTTGTAAACCATGAACAGACAGGGAAAACATTCCATAAGAATAAAAGCACCAAACTGAGAAGAGCACCATTGAGTGTCACGCAAAATACCCTTGACCATTTCAACAATTACATCCCCCACCATGACCACATCCGCAACCACCTCCACAGTCACAACTCTGGCACTGGCCACTGCCCTGGCACTGGCACTGACCGCTTCCATGGCCCTGACCATGGCCCTGGCCACTTGCCTTGCcatggccctggccgcttccctggcccttgCCCTGACCGTTTCCCTGGCCCTTGCCTTGACTGCTTCCCTTGTCCTGGCCATTTCCCTGACTGTGGCCCTGACCGCGGCCCTGGCCAGCTCCCTGGCCATGACCGCTTCCCTGGACCTTGCCTtgaccacttccctgaccctggccgtgGCCCTGACCGTTTCCCTGTCTgtggccctgaccgcttccctggacCTGGCCgtggccctgaccgcttccctggacCTGGCCGTGGCCCTGACCGCTTCCTTGGCCCttgccctggccgcttccctggcccttgCCTTGACCACTTCCTtggccctggccacttccctgacccttGCCTTGACTGCTTCCCTTGTCCTGGCCATTTCCCTGACTgtggccctgaccgcttccctggccatgGCCCTGACCGCGGCCCTGGCCAGCTCCCTGGCCATGACCGCTTCCCTGGACCTTGCCTtgaccacttccctgaccctggccgtgGCTCTGACCGTTTCCCTGACTgtggccctgaccgcttccctggccgtggccctgaccgcttccctggacCTGGCCgtggccctgaccgcttccctggacCTGGCCCTGACTGCTTCCCTGGACCTGGccatggccgcttccctggccttggatgtggccctggccgcttccctggcccttgCCTTGACCACTTCCTtggccctggccacttccctgacccttGCCTTGACTGCTTCCCTTGTCCTGGCCATTTCCCTGACCCTTGCCTTGACTGCTTCCCTTGTCCTGGCCATTTCCCTGACTgtggccctgaccgcttccctggccgtgGCCCTGACCGCGGCCCTGGCCAGCTCCCTGGCCATGACCGCTTCCCTGGACCTTGCCttgaccgcttccctgaccctggccgtggccctgaccgcttccctgactGTGGCCCTGACTGTGGCCATGACCGCTTCCCTGGACCTTGCCttgaccgcttccctgaccctggccgtggccctgaccgcttccctgactgtggccctgaccgcttccctgactGTGGCCCTGACTGTGGCCttgaccgcttccctgaccctggccgtagccctgaccgcttccctgactGTGGCCCTGACTGTGGCCTTGACCGCTTCCCTGGACCTGGCCGTGGCCCTGACCGCTTCCTTGGCCCttgccctggccgcttccctggccttggctgtggccctggccgcttcccttgccccggccgcttccctggccatggccttgaccgcttccctggccgcttccctggccgcttcctTGGCCCTGGCCGTGGCtgcttccctggccgcttccctggccctggccttgacCGCTTCCCTTGCCGCTTCCCTGGATGTGGCCCTGGCCccttccctgaccctggcccttgCCCTGgatgcttccctggccctggccgcttccctggccctggcttAGGCtgtggccctggccgcttccctgaccctggcctttgCCCTGGATCTTGCCGCGtggttcactgcatgcaaagccTATAGTGGTTGGGCAACACTTCTGGGTGACAGGACACTGGCTATCATGGAAACAGCTTTCAGCACGCAGTGGAATCATCTCCGGTAGGGGACATTGGCCCGGCTTCACTGTGTGGACAAATGGTCAGCTTTAGTTTGTGCATATGGACTATATGCCACATCAATAAACAGCACTCAACTTGAATAGCAAGTATTACCTACAGAGAGTTAAATTCCAAGTATTATTCCACTTAATTTTGTAGAAGACATCTTGTGCTTAAAACTACCCCAAGTGATTAATTCAAACCTAATTTAGAGGACAGCAGAAGGTAAAGTTTCTGCTCAAACTTACATTGAATTCAACTCCTCACTCGTGTGTGGACCCTTAGTGTCCATTATCATCATCAGTAACAAACTCACAGGAAACGGGCAGTACACAAACAGGCCCGTAGTCAAGTTGACAGCATTTCATGACTTCAACATTTGTAAATCAGAGATTTCTCAATGGGCCTCAAACCGAAATACTAATTTTAGTCATGTCCGTTTCAAATCAAAAAGGTTTTAAAACGGACTACGAATTCCTTAACCGTTAGTTCCAAAGACAAAATGCCGCATTTCCACTGAAATGAcccggaacaattgtaccaggaactttccccccagacctgttgctttctgcatttgcaCTGCAGTCAAAAGTACCAtgagattaggcaaatagtctggtgtcGTAGGTCTGTGCACACTTCTCAATATGAACGACGCAAATTTCAGACTTGCATCCTCTGTAGTTCAGACTTTACGAGTTCGATTCAAAAGCGTGATCTCCCACAGACAGGACGAAGCAAGTTCAATAATTCTGCAAAAAGCAGCATACTTTATAACGGTCCACTCATCTTGGCTACTGAAATTTCTCGCTGTTCATGTACAATAAGACAAAATGATaaacaccactgcctcctttcattatCACTTAGATGCAGAAATGTATTTAAGGGAAATGTGTAACATTAGGTCTATATAGCctacattacaatgaaacaatcTCAAACGGTTTTGCCTCGattttcattttaacaataaTAGATTGTGGAACAGGGATTACCTGTTAGTCACCATAAATGAATTTTAGGTTTAACCACTAAAGAAACACCcaatgtcagaaggactagccaAGTTGAGACTGCTCTCATTGGtaacatgagcactgagctcctGAACTCAACCAGTCAGCATTTTCAGCACCCAAATCCCACCCCCGAAAGTTCCAGAtctttgaaatggttttcacacctttaaaaaaaaactaatacctCACCAGCAGTGTCTTTCTAAGGGGCTATTATTTACCTAGAACTTTTTgtttagatcctggttcctgcagTAGAAACACACATAGTagcagcccaaagtccctagttcctgggtaaagttccagcagTGGAAACATGGCTATTTTTTTCTGGCTGTGTAGTGAAGTCAACAGATCTACTCACCTGTGGTTCGTTTATGAATAGCGTGAGTTATGCTCAAGTAGCCAAACAGACACGATAAAACAGCAATCAACGTGAAACACACTCGAGCAGTCATCCTCCTGACCTGCGATCTCGCAATAATCTCTGCTGGAAAATGTACTGAATCAGGATCAGTGAACAACAATgcacacaaaactaaaacaaatatgtGTTAGTGCAGTAGCTTTCACTGGAAAATGGGGTTTTAAAGATCCAAGGAAATCAGGTCAATTataaccctgatcaaactcatcGGATTCTAGTAATCTGAAATGCcttaattagcttgttcaggtgtgtttgattggggttggactAGGTGAATGCTGCGTTCACGGAAGACTATGTCATAATAATTAAGGTAGCCTAATTAAGAGTGAAAAGGTGCGTTCGCCTTCATGCAGCATTGCGCAAACCGATTGCtgtctgacttgaagcagtgcatgccggttagaaatacTGTCCGACTTGAGACGGCGCCGACGCAACATGACTGTCACGTTtgccatcaaagtaccgcgagagcgttTTGAGAGCAGCTGTTAAGGCTTCTTTGAGATGCGTCTTGCCTCGCCTGAAATGTATGCAAGAGTAGGCGGCTGCAGTGAGAGGAGGAGTGAACAAAGCGCAGGCAAGTCGGACAGATCTCTCTTCTCATAGTGGATCAGACACCTGTGAGATCAAAGATGGCTATCGCGGGATTCACGCTTGTGCACTGTGTTGCTAATAAACTGGATGTAATTCAAGTTCTGttgcttttatatgaaaataaataaaatgaacaagacACCCATTTAATTACATACCAAAGACGTGTTTATcaacatttatttctttaatacagacatatgtgttattatttattttataaaaattaaattgcataacCCAAAGAGATCGCACTTTCAGATAGTTTGGTAATATTCACACATAACATATACACATAAAACATGATATTAgagttttaaaatcaaacatttatggggggggggggtgaaatgctcattttcactcaatatcctgttaatcttgagtacctatagagtagtactgcatccttcataactccaaaaagtctttagttttattatattcataagagaaagatagtctgtaccgatttttcccggaaaaacacaaccggctggaggcgtgatgtgtgggcggagttaaagaatcacaagcgccagtaggcgttgagagcgtttggaagctgtgacattaccgtgaggacaaaaccaaccaaaacgaaccatggctaacagtcagattcagcgtatatttatgatccagaatcagatccagaggctgaaatttaacaagagcagcatcagcaatgatatctctatgtggtatgtactgaaactgtatatatttgcttagcggatttggaaaatgactaagttccactttgtcatctttttttttttaagctgtacatgtggaaagtgcagtttgatgacaacatcgtatgttgtttacttgatgtgcttacgcgccgatagctaagttaacaacacagagatatttgaagcagttttactcaccgcatgcgttTCCAACActcgatcgtgaccctttttcgttgggactgcattatccttaagaaataagcgatgtgcaaatccggcgtcaaactggaccttgtttgtaaaacaagcatcttagaaatgcagggaacaaacacaaacagttgcacaactccgttgatgctctgtaaaaataaactccatccactggtcccttaatgctgtttctcttttggtaatctgtgcagggttgtcttgccctggcaaccaaaaacacactccttttgtgagtTTGTGCgaagctctcgctctgatcagtgaaagtctgttgtgctctcattgctctgctatacgggagcgtgcccTCTTCCGGCAGAactgcccttaggacccatataaggaaattccgctccatctaacgtcacacagagccatactaaaaaaaaactttccgaaacttgtgacaaaccggaaggattatttttggaacagaaatactccttcaaacatacaacttaatttttgaaactttgtccatgtttagcatgggaatccaactctttaacagtgtaaaaaactcagtatgcatgaaatagcattccacCCCCCCTTTGAAAAGAGAACATAACATCACACTTGTTCAAATCAATGAGCATTAGGCTGTGTCATCAGCAAGtcgtttcccatcatgcttttgatCAGCGCAGTCGGTGGAGAGCAACTGCGCCCCGACTGCAGAATCCAACATGTGCACCTTGCGGTCGAGAGAGATTTTTGGCACACgtcagcatgacatcagagcaagGCATTCGTAACTCCAGGGGGGCAAgggttcatatttttttgaagcacccctgggcgccgccattggctatcAGAccgccacctgctgttagcattccattgactcccattcattttggtgtcactttgacagtgaataactttacatctgaggcgtttaaagactcaatttgtccattaattatttctaaagaaacacgaaaatgtataaaaggctccattaccttgtatcttacgttatggtcccgtagaagtagtttttgtaaaaaataggctaataattgcgtcataaccagcgattctctgtcgcacagtagaaaaattaccgtatggacaggaggagaagttAATAGggaatcttttactgtctattagGCTATCGGGGgaacgtggaggcataaagtcaagacagataattaatcagaatacttaccaaaatttgcccctgttcacgctcgccttctctgcaagattcggtcggtgattcagatttctctaaTCCGGTGCGCCTTATGTGTGCAATGAGTtccaaaatctgtaaaaaatgtTGTTGTGCGTTTTTGGTTAGTGCTCTGCTTGACTGATTTCAGACCATTTCCCGCTGACACAGGGACGTAATACGTACATTACGTACACTGGCAAAGATAAACCATGATGAGAGGGAACCCGCATGTTTGATGGCGAAAGCTGTTCAAAAGCTGTTGCCCAGCTGTTCAATTCAGACACAGAAGTGGAGGACTTTGATGGATCTGTGGGAGaagattgattaaaaaataatgtgagtgtatttttaaatagtataataaaGTTTAACTAAACTCACTGTTTTGCTTTcccttaccttttttttttttgtagaccaTATATTTTAGCATTCGCCTTATAATACGGTGCCCCTTATGGTGCAGAAAATacatacttaaataaaaaattaaaaataaaataaaaacatgtttagtgaattgttggccttctggaaagtatgttaatttactgtacatgtactcaatacttggtaggtgctacttttgctttaattactgcctcaattcagtgtggaATGGAGGTGattagtttgtggcactgctgaggtggtctgaaagaccaggtttctttgacagtggccttcagttcatctgcattgtttggtctcgtttctcatcttcctcttgagaataacccacagattttctatggacttcaggtctggtgagtttgctagcCAGTCAagaacaccaacaccatggtcatttaacaaacttctggtgcttttggcagtgtgagaAGGtgacaaatcctgctggaaaatgaattcAGCATTTATTATCAGCAACAATTATTAACACATTTCACGCACTTGCCCTGCACCACACTTTTCTGTATCATCTGCCATTAAATACAGTCTATtaatgactaatatgaggcaggacaacaacttactgcatgatggagcctagagaatatccctaaaattcaagatatggggcataATGTACGGTCTCTGATGAACAAGATGGATGAACTAAAGATCTGGACCCTCACACAGAAATGGCTTATGgactgtaatgttatgtttttcactgaaacatggctCTGCAACGATGTCCCAAGCAGCGTGGTACATATGGATGGACGCTCTTTCTTCAGGGCTGACAGAGTAGCAGCAACCTCTGGTAAAAACAAAGGTGGTGGAGTATGCATTTATGTTAACAAATCATGGTGTAAAGACTCTGTCATTGTTGATACCTACTGCTCTGCTGATCTGGAGTTCCTGATTATCAAGTGCAGGCCATTCTATCTACCACGTGAGTTTACTTGCATTGTTGCAGCTGCAGTTTATGTACCTCCGGACGCTAATGCTAACGTGGCTATGAAAGAACTTTGTGCTGCTATTAGCAAATTACAAACCCTGCACCCGGATGGAGCCTTTATTGTTGCTGGGGACTTCAATCACTGCACTTTAAGATCTGTTCTCCCcaaatttcatcaaaatgtctcctgcactacaaggggacataaaacactggaccacgtttatactaatgtgactgatgcctacaaagtcacacccctcccccatctGGGTCAGTCAGACCACCTCTCTTTGTTCCTGCTCCCCAAGTATACCCCGGTTATCAAATGTGTGAAACCTACAATAAGGACTGTTAAAATCTGGCTGGAAGGTGCAGACTCCACTCTTCAACATCAGTTccagcacacagactggagtgagtttgctgcccaggccaccacaaactctcagattaacattgacacttacacaaactctgtcctggagcacatcaaCAGATGTGTAAGTAGAGTgaccacactcaaaaaaataagaAGCCCTGGATGAACAGAGAGATTCGCCTCCTGCTAAAAGCAAGAGATGCAGCCTTCAGGTCTGGTGACCAGGAGGCTTACAGCTCAGCCAGAGCCAACCTGAGGAAGGGTATCTGCCAGGCCAAACTCACACATAAACAGAAGATTGAAGAACACTTCAATTCTTCAGACCCCCGGCGTATGTGGCAAGGCATACAATCTGTCACAGATTACAAACCACCTAACTCTGTGcccccctccagctctgcctccctcccagacgagctcaatcacttttatgctcgctttgataaaaataataaggagatctcactcaaagctgagcatcaacccagtgaactgcctctcacactctccacatcAGATGTTTACTCCACTCTGCGTAAAGTGAATG
The Carassius auratus strain Wakin unplaced genomic scaffold, ASM336829v1 scaf_tig00041663, whole genome shotgun sequence DNA segment above includes these coding regions:
- the LOC113085478 gene encoding fibroin heavy chain-like isoform X1; translated protein: MTARVCFTLIAVLSCLFGYLSITHAIHKRTTVKPGQCPLPEMIPLRAESCFHDSQCPVTQKCCPTTIGFACSEPRGKIQGKGQGQGSGQGHSLSQGQGSGQGQGSIQGKGQGQGRGQGHIQGSGKGSGQGQGQGSGQGSSHGQGQGSGQGSGQGSGQGHGQGSGRGKGSGQGHSQGQGSGQGKGQGSGQGHGQVQGSGQGHSQGHSQGSGQGYGQGQGSGQGHSQGHSQGSGQGHSQGSGQGHGQGQGSGQGKVQGSGHGHSQGHSQGSGQGHGQGQGSGQGKVQGSGHGQGAGQGRGQGHGQGSGQGHSQGNGQDKGSSQGKGQGNGQDKGSSQGKGQGSGQGQGSGQGKGQGSGQGHIQGQGSGHGQVQGSSQGQVQGSGQGHGQVQGSGQGHGQGSGQGHSQGNGQSHGQGQGSGQGKVQGSGHGQGAGQGRGQGHGQGSGQGHSQGNGQDKGSSQGKGQGSGQGQGSGQGKGQGSGQGKGQGSGQGHGQVQGSGQGHGQVQGSGQGHRQGNGQGHGQGQGSGQGKVQGSGHGQGAGQGRGQGHSQGNGQDKGSSQGKGQGNGQGKGQGSGQGHGKASGQGHGQGHGSGQCQCQGSGQCQSCDCGGGCGCGHGGGCNC